In a genomic window of Mycolicibacter heraklionensis:
- a CDS encoding AMP-binding protein — protein MARFAGTLAHALADAAAQTPQRVLLVDGATRLTCRELHRQATALAGAMLEKMPTGSVVSFMLPNWHEAAVVYLAATLAGMVVNPILPSLRDAELTFILADSGTRMLFAPEQFRGHDYAAMLTRVTGSLADPPEVVLVRGLSAGYAALLGGSPGAALPTLDPDAVRLLLYTSGTTGHPKGVLHSHNSINALIHQLGRHWMVEPGDRFLVPSPIAHIGGSVYAFEAPLMLGTTAVLMDTWNPDTAIALMLFEHCTHVAGATPFLAQLLTAAREAGTRLPDLKLFVCGGASVPSSLIREAAGYFGSAVVTRVYGSSEVPVTTVGSIGPHELSHAADTDGRAGIADIKLVARPGGSPGEGEIYVRGPQMLLGYLRPEDERDCFDDQGYFATGDLGRWVDEHYLLVTGRLKDVIIRNGENISAREVEDILIGHPGISEVAVVGIPDTHTGERACAVIVPTGDDAPDVADLRAMLTAHGVALFKAPEQVVIWDELPKNDAGKVVKQQIRAALIGGN, from the coding sequence ATGGCCCGCTTTGCCGGCACGCTGGCCCACGCTCTGGCCGACGCCGCCGCGCAGACCCCGCAGCGGGTCCTACTGGTCGACGGCGCCACCCGGCTGACCTGCCGAGAGCTGCACCGCCAGGCGACCGCACTGGCCGGGGCGATGCTGGAGAAGATGCCGACGGGCAGCGTGGTGTCGTTCATGTTGCCGAACTGGCACGAGGCCGCCGTGGTCTATCTGGCCGCGACGCTGGCCGGGATGGTGGTGAACCCGATCCTGCCGTCGCTGCGTGACGCGGAGCTGACGTTCATCCTCGCCGACTCAGGAACCCGAATGCTGTTCGCGCCAGAGCAGTTCCGTGGTCACGACTACGCGGCGATGCTGACCCGCGTCACCGGTTCCCTCGCCGACCCGCCCGAGGTGGTGCTGGTGCGCGGTCTGTCGGCCGGCTACGCAGCCCTGCTCGGCGGATCCCCCGGAGCCGCACTGCCGACGTTGGATCCCGACGCGGTCCGGCTACTGCTGTACACCTCCGGTACCACTGGCCATCCGAAAGGTGTTCTGCATAGTCATAATTCGATTAATGCCCTGATTCACCAGCTGGGCCGGCACTGGATGGTCGAACCCGGTGACCGGTTCCTGGTCCCGTCCCCCATCGCCCACATCGGGGGATCGGTCTATGCGTTCGAGGCGCCGCTGATGCTCGGCACCACCGCCGTCCTGATGGACACCTGGAACCCCGATACCGCGATAGCGCTCATGCTTTTCGAACACTGCACCCACGTGGCAGGGGCAACACCGTTTCTGGCGCAGTTGCTCACCGCCGCCCGTGAGGCCGGCACCCGCCTGCCTGATCTCAAGCTCTTCGTCTGCGGCGGCGCGTCGGTCCCGTCATCGTTGATCCGCGAGGCGGCCGGCTACTTCGGTAGCGCCGTCGTCACCCGGGTGTACGGGTCCAGCGAGGTTCCGGTGACCACAGTCGGATCGATAGGCCCCCACGAACTTTCTCACGCCGCAGACACCGATGGCCGGGCCGGGATCGCCGACATCAAGCTGGTGGCCCGCCCCGGCGGTTCACCCGGCGAAGGCGAGATCTATGTCCGCGGCCCCCAGATGCTGCTCGGCTACCTGCGCCCCGAGGACGAGCGCGACTGCTTCGATGACCAGGGCTACTTCGCTACCGGCGATCTCGGCCGGTGGGTCGACGAGCACTATCTCCTCGTCACCGGACGACTCAAGGACGTGATCATCCGCAACGGCGAGAACATCTCCGCGCGCGAGGTGGAGGACATCTTGATCGGCCATCCGGGCATCTCCGAGGTCGCCGTGGTCGGGATCCCCGATACGCACACCGGGGAGCGCGCCTGCGCGGTGATCGTGCCGACCGGCGACGACGCTCCCGACGTCGCGGATCTGCGGGCGATGCTGACCGCCCACGGTGTCGCGCTGTTCAAAGCCCCTGAGCAGGTGGTGATCTGGGATGAACTTCCCAAGAACGATGCCGGCAAGGTTGTCAAGCAGCAGATACGGGCGGCTCTGATCGGAGGTAACTGA
- a CDS encoding GntR family transcriptional regulator, translated as MTDHRYLKVARTLRKEIADGVYPIGSQLPTEHELCERFNVSRYTVREALRRLREDNLVASRPRAGTVVIPRAATNCYAQDVVSIDDLVAFAAGAEFEIDSNAMVTLDADAAARTGLPVGTEWLAVRGNRRREGQTAPICRTEYYINRAFAGVGRLLQRHSGPIFPLVEDVFGVSVVEVRQHIRAVIITPELATALAVEPGTAGLQMQRSYITSEGEIAQVTVNTHAGDDYRYSMTLHRVPGPGAL; from the coding sequence GTGACCGACCACCGCTACCTGAAGGTCGCCCGGACGCTGCGCAAGGAGATCGCCGACGGCGTCTATCCGATCGGCTCGCAGCTGCCCACCGAACACGAACTGTGCGAACGGTTCAACGTCAGCCGCTACACGGTCCGCGAGGCGCTGCGACGACTGCGGGAGGACAACCTCGTCGCCTCCCGTCCCCGCGCGGGCACCGTGGTGATCCCCCGCGCCGCGACCAACTGCTACGCCCAAGACGTGGTGTCGATCGATGACCTGGTGGCGTTCGCAGCCGGCGCCGAGTTCGAGATCGACTCCAACGCCATGGTCACCCTCGACGCGGATGCCGCCGCGCGCACCGGTCTGCCGGTGGGCACCGAATGGCTGGCGGTGCGCGGCAACCGCCGGAGGGAGGGTCAAACCGCGCCGATCTGCCGGACCGAGTACTACATCAACCGTGCGTTCGCCGGAGTCGGCCGGCTGCTGCAGCGGCACTCCGGCCCGATCTTCCCGCTGGTCGAGGATGTGTTCGGCGTCAGCGTCGTCGAAGTCCGCCAACACATCCGCGCGGTGATCATCACCCCCGAGCTCGCGACTGCGCTGGCCGTCGAGCCTGGCACCGCCGGCCTGCAGATGCAGCGCAGCTACATCACCTCCGAGGGTGAGATCGCCCAGGTGACGGTGAACACCCATGCCGGCGACGACTATCGCTACTCGATGACGCTGCACCGGGTGCCCGGACCGGGCGCACTGTGA
- a CDS encoding SMP-30/gluconolactonase/LRE family protein yields MTASPPLPRELAGTLSAAPGWRLERVTEPSRLFGANGLRTGPDGRVYIAQVTGSQISALDVTTGELAVVSARGGDVVAPDDVAFDERGTLYATEVMDARVSALDASGRSRVLRDDLPCANGITVHHDRMFVGECREGGRLMELDRATGGRRILAENLPSPNAMEVGPDGLLYFPVMTANEIWRIDPFATDAVPERVAGDLGVPDSVKFDADGFIVSTQAASGQVLRIDPRTGEATVLAQLRPGLDNCTFVDGRLFVSNFTGEITEIAGGGQTSTVLPGGLNWPLDLTVDGSGRLYVADGTYFYAVGEGGRLETLGMLFSPGYPGFVRGVAAVGPGEFVVTTSGGQVARYVPAQSSSEVLADGFDQLYGVAVGPAGVAVTEFGTGRVLGVRAGSVEVLARDLAGPVGIQIADDGTCLVAESGAGRVVRVSGSGIQTVVDGLLRPQGITLADRTLYVVDAGTRQVLAVDLDTRARQVIADGLPIGPPPGVKPKPLNGMPPFSGPQGPFAGIARGRDGTLFVSADGDGSVLALHPVGP; encoded by the coding sequence ATGACCGCCTCCCCGCCACTCCCTCGCGAGCTGGCCGGTACCCTCTCCGCGGCGCCGGGCTGGCGGCTGGAGCGGGTCACCGAACCGAGCCGACTGTTCGGCGCCAACGGGCTGCGAACCGGCCCGGACGGCCGGGTCTACATCGCGCAGGTGACCGGCAGCCAGATCAGTGCACTGGATGTGACCACCGGCGAGTTGGCAGTCGTGAGCGCGCGCGGCGGCGACGTCGTCGCTCCCGACGATGTCGCCTTCGACGAGCGCGGCACCTTGTACGCCACCGAGGTGATGGATGCCCGGGTCAGTGCGCTCGATGCCTCCGGCCGCAGCCGGGTACTGCGCGACGACCTGCCCTGCGCCAACGGCATCACCGTGCACCACGACCGGATGTTCGTCGGCGAATGCCGCGAGGGCGGACGCCTGATGGAACTCGACCGGGCCACCGGCGGTAGGCGCATCCTGGCCGAGAACCTGCCGTCGCCCAACGCCATGGAGGTGGGGCCCGACGGGCTGCTGTACTTCCCGGTGATGACCGCCAACGAGATCTGGCGGATCGATCCCTTCGCCACCGATGCCGTCCCGGAGCGGGTCGCGGGCGATCTGGGCGTACCGGACTCGGTGAAGTTCGACGCCGACGGCTTTATTGTGTCCACCCAGGCCGCCAGCGGACAGGTGCTGCGTATCGATCCGCGCACCGGCGAGGCCACCGTACTGGCGCAGCTGCGTCCCGGACTGGACAATTGCACCTTCGTCGACGGGCGGCTTTTCGTCTCCAACTTCACCGGCGAGATCACCGAAATCGCCGGCGGGGGACAGACATCGACGGTGCTGCCGGGCGGTCTGAACTGGCCGCTGGATCTCACCGTGGACGGCTCCGGCAGGCTCTACGTCGCCGACGGCACCTACTTCTACGCCGTTGGCGAGGGCGGCCGGCTGGAAACCCTCGGCATGCTGTTCAGCCCCGGTTATCCCGGCTTCGTACGGGGCGTGGCCGCCGTCGGCCCCGGCGAGTTCGTCGTCACCACCTCCGGCGGGCAGGTCGCGCGCTACGTGCCGGCGCAGTCGTCCAGCGAGGTGCTCGCCGACGGCTTCGACCAGCTTTACGGGGTGGCGGTAGGGCCCGCCGGTGTCGCGGTCACCGAGTTCGGCACCGGCCGGGTATTGGGGGTGCGCGCCGGCTCGGTTGAGGTGCTGGCCCGCGACCTGGCGGGGCCGGTCGGGATCCAGATCGCCGATGACGGGACCTGTCTGGTAGCCGAATCCGGTGCCGGCCGCGTGGTGCGGGTCAGCGGCTCGGGAATCCAGACGGTGGTCGACGGACTCCTTCGGCCGCAGGGGATTACGCTGGCGGACCGCACGCTGTACGTCGTCGACGCCGGAACCCGGCAGGTGCTCGCCGTCGACCTCGACACCCGGGCGCGGCAGGTGATCGCCGACGGGCTGCCGATCGGGCCGCCTCCGGGCGTGAAACCCAAACCGCTCAACGGAATGCCGCCGTTCTCCGGTCCTCAAGGTCCGTTCGCCGGTATCGCGCGCGGCCGCGACGGCACCCTGTTCGTCTCGGCCGACGGCGACGGCAGCGTGCTGGCACTGCACCCGGTCGGGCCGTGA
- a CDS encoding CaiB/BaiF CoA transferase family protein encodes MSGVRVVDLTTMVMGPYCTQIMADMGADVIKVEPPEGDATRYISAGPAPDMSGVFVNVNRGKRSVVLDLRTEAGRTAIAALIGRADVFIHSMRAKAMAKLGLGYAEVAVLNPAIVYTNCYGYGRRGPAADRPAYDDTIQAECGLPAVQEQLTGRADYVGTIMADKIAGLTALYATMMALFHRERTGEGQEVEVAMFETMASFMLVEHANGAMFDPPLGPAVYPRTVAPNRRPYATSDGQIAALIYNDKHWNAFIGAVQPPWSCEQYATLAQRAQQIDTIYGLVAQTMKERTTAQWLALFEELEIPAAPLNSPGALFDDAHLNAVGLFETVDTPNGPVRFPGVPTWLSRTPGRVAGAAPELGAHTAAVFAELGLERGTA; translated from the coding sequence CTGAGCGGCGTGCGAGTGGTGGATCTGACGACCATGGTGATGGGGCCGTACTGCACGCAGATCATGGCCGACATGGGTGCCGACGTCATCAAAGTCGAGCCCCCGGAGGGCGACGCCACCCGCTACATCTCGGCTGGCCCCGCACCCGACATGAGCGGGGTGTTCGTCAACGTCAACCGGGGCAAACGCAGCGTCGTGCTGGATCTGCGCACCGAGGCCGGACGGACCGCTATTGCCGCACTGATCGGCCGGGCCGACGTGTTCATTCACTCGATGCGGGCCAAGGCGATGGCCAAGCTGGGCCTGGGCTATGCCGAAGTGGCCGTGCTCAACCCGGCGATCGTCTACACCAACTGCTACGGCTACGGGCGCCGCGGCCCGGCCGCCGACCGCCCGGCCTACGACGACACCATTCAGGCCGAATGCGGACTGCCCGCGGTGCAAGAGCAACTCACCGGGCGGGCCGACTACGTCGGCACCATCATGGCCGACAAGATCGCCGGACTGACCGCCCTCTACGCCACGATGATGGCGTTGTTCCACCGCGAACGAACCGGAGAGGGCCAGGAAGTCGAAGTCGCCATGTTCGAGACCATGGCCTCGTTCATGCTCGTCGAACACGCCAACGGCGCGATGTTCGACCCGCCGCTGGGCCCGGCCGTCTACCCGCGCACGGTGGCGCCCAACCGGCGCCCCTATGCCACCAGCGACGGCCAGATCGCCGCGCTGATCTACAACGACAAGCACTGGAACGCCTTCATCGGTGCGGTGCAGCCGCCCTGGTCTTGCGAGCAATATGCCACCCTGGCGCAGCGGGCCCAACAGATCGACACCATCTATGGGCTGGTGGCGCAGACCATGAAAGAGCGCACCACCGCCCAGTGGCTGGCGCTGTTCGAGGAGCTGGAAATCCCAGCGGCCCCACTGAACTCGCCCGGGGCGCTGTTCGACGATGCGCACCTCAACGCGGTGGGGCTGTTCGAGACCGTGGACACCCCGAACGGCCCGGTTCGCTTCCCCGGGGTGCCCACCTGGCTGTCGCGGACCCCCGGACGGGTTGCCGGCGCGGCGCCGGAGCTCGGCGCGCACACCGCGGCGGTCTTCGCCGAACTCGGACTCGAGCGGGGCACCGCATGA
- a CDS encoding acyl-CoA dehydrogenase family protein → MTLDFDLGTRAGELRAQLRDLIERELPDRFPGAFTDDPADFAAAQRFCRVLAEQDLLCLSWPEEFGGAGAPVWEHTVVREEMWAHHEPRGAQYMGVNWVGPIIMRHGTPEQQRRHLPPIASGEVIWCQGFSEPEAGSDLASLRTHARRDGDGWLINGQKIWTSYATMAQWCFLLVRTTRVGEGSVTKKQQGLTVFLVPMDDPAITVRPLGTMMGPHHLNEVFFDDLRVTDADVLGEIDAGWSIVADVMAFERVGIARYARCERLLAAAPHALGQRWEALPGELTARWARMLTHCRRARLMAYRVVSLQASGRIAPGDAAAYRIAVTRLDQESAEVLMEIAAEAPDNPQAQWYRQEVEDHWRYSQAATVSSGSIEMQRILLSRALLGPGR, encoded by the coding sequence ATGACGCTGGACTTCGACTTGGGGACGCGCGCCGGCGAACTACGGGCCCAGTTGCGTGACCTGATCGAACGGGAGCTGCCCGACCGGTTCCCGGGTGCGTTCACCGACGACCCCGCTGATTTTGCTGCAGCACAACGGTTCTGCCGGGTGCTGGCGGAGCAGGATCTGTTGTGTCTGTCCTGGCCGGAGGAATTCGGTGGGGCGGGCGCCCCGGTGTGGGAGCACACCGTGGTGCGCGAGGAGATGTGGGCGCACCATGAGCCGCGCGGGGCGCAGTACATGGGGGTGAACTGGGTCGGACCGATCATCATGCGGCACGGCACTCCCGAGCAGCAGCGCCGCCACCTGCCGCCGATCGCGTCCGGCGAGGTGATCTGGTGCCAAGGCTTCTCCGAACCCGAAGCCGGCTCAGACTTGGCTTCGCTGCGCACTCACGCCCGCCGCGATGGTGACGGTTGGCTGATCAACGGCCAGAAGATCTGGACCTCGTATGCGACCATGGCGCAGTGGTGCTTCCTGTTGGTGCGCACCACCCGGGTCGGTGAAGGATCGGTCACCAAGAAGCAGCAGGGCCTGACGGTGTTCCTGGTCCCGATGGACGACCCCGCCATCACCGTCCGACCGCTGGGCACCATGATGGGTCCGCACCATCTCAACGAGGTGTTCTTCGACGACCTGCGCGTCACCGACGCTGACGTTCTCGGCGAAATCGACGCGGGCTGGTCGATCGTGGCCGACGTGATGGCTTTTGAGCGAGTCGGCATCGCCCGCTACGCGCGCTGCGAACGGCTGCTCGCCGCGGCGCCGCACGCCCTCGGGCAGCGATGGGAGGCCCTGCCCGGCGAGCTGACTGCCCGATGGGCGCGCATGCTCACGCACTGCCGGCGTGCCCGCCTGATGGCCTACCGGGTGGTGTCTTTGCAAGCCAGTGGTCGCATAGCGCCCGGTGACGCGGCCGCCTACCGGATCGCGGTCACCCGGCTGGACCAGGAGAGCGCGGAGGTGCTGATGGAGATCGCCGCCGAAGCGCCCGACAACCCGCAGGCTCAGTGGTATCGCCAGGAGGTCGAAGACCACTGGCGCTATTCGCAGGCCGCCACGGTGTCCTCGGGCAGCATCGAGATGCAGCGCATCCTGCTGTCGCGCGCTCTGCTGGGGCCGGGGCGATGA
- a CDS encoding acyl-CoA dehydrogenase family protein, whose translation MNLELGADAQEFGRAARSAFEAAGGDDLVVRADADPGSREQVVGPILRGLGAYELKPRADADELEAAAALCRSAGYWALPYPVAECLSAPADLDVDGLIVVAGHAPAGVVAGLSKRWATVTLGGVRSTVVGQSEARPALVAELTLAQLDDAGTDDVALALTLQCWTLLGMLDRAMDLTISHVRLREQFGQALSTFQGVQFQLTDAEVERAGVDMLAKYALWSIATGRPEATDDALALRSAALEAAEVVFRICHQLHGAVGFCDETALSWLSRYSQPLRRLPWGLSATRDRLARRTQHTGLTGLYA comes from the coding sequence ATGAATCTCGAACTCGGCGCGGACGCGCAAGAATTCGGGCGCGCGGCGCGCAGCGCCTTCGAAGCGGCAGGCGGCGACGACTTGGTGGTGCGCGCTGACGCCGACCCCGGTTCCCGCGAGCAAGTGGTGGGCCCGATCCTGCGCGGGCTGGGAGCGTACGAGCTGAAGCCCCGCGCCGACGCCGACGAACTCGAGGCGGCCGCCGCGCTGTGCCGCAGCGCCGGGTACTGGGCGCTGCCGTACCCGGTGGCCGAATGCCTTTCCGCGCCGGCCGATCTCGACGTTGACGGGCTGATCGTGGTCGCCGGCCATGCCCCCGCCGGCGTGGTGGCGGGGCTGTCCAAGCGCTGGGCCACGGTCACGCTGGGCGGGGTGCGCAGCACCGTGGTGGGGCAGTCGGAGGCCCGGCCGGCTCTGGTGGCGGAGCTGACTTTGGCACAGCTTGACGACGCCGGTACCGATGACGTCGCGCTGGCATTGACGCTGCAGTGCTGGACGCTGCTCGGAATGTTGGACCGGGCAATGGATCTGACGATTTCCCACGTGCGGCTGCGCGAACAGTTCGGTCAGGCGCTGTCGACGTTCCAGGGTGTGCAGTTCCAGCTCACCGACGCCGAGGTGGAACGCGCCGGGGTGGACATGCTGGCCAAATACGCGCTGTGGAGCATCGCGACCGGGCGGCCCGAAGCCACCGATGACGCGCTGGCACTGCGATCGGCGGCGCTGGAGGCCGCCGAAGTGGTGTTCCGGATCTGCCACCAACTGCACGGTGCCGTCGGATTCTGCGACGAGACCGCACTGTCGTGGCTGTCGCGCTACAGCCAGCCGCTGCGCCGCCTGCCGTGGGGGTTGTCGGCCACCCGCGACCGGCTGGCCCGCCGTACCCAGCACACCGGACTGACGGGACTCTACGCATGA
- a CDS encoding enoyl-CoA hydratase/isomerase family protein has protein sequence MKYDLPQEITVTGDGPVRTVTINRPDELNSVNANLHWGLANVWRQLAADKAIRVVVLTGAGRAFSAGGDLNWITTFLHDEVARDESIREGAQIVEEMLRFPLPIIAAVNGPAVGLGCSVAVLCDIVLISQSAYLADPHVAVGLVAGDGGAALWPLITPILRSREYLYTGDRIDAATAVELGLASRTVAPEELLPQAHQLAARLAAQPPEALQGTKRVVNMYLSQVLAGPLQAGFAAEVATMKSDEHRQRLLAFAERANRR, from the coding sequence ATGAAATACGACCTGCCCCAGGAAATCACAGTGACCGGTGACGGGCCGGTCCGCACCGTCACGATCAACCGGCCCGACGAGCTCAACAGTGTCAACGCCAACCTGCACTGGGGCCTGGCCAACGTGTGGCGCCAACTGGCCGCCGACAAGGCGATCCGGGTCGTGGTGCTGACCGGCGCCGGGCGGGCGTTCTCCGCGGGCGGCGATCTGAACTGGATCACCACGTTCCTGCACGACGAAGTCGCCCGAGACGAGAGCATCCGCGAAGGGGCTCAGATCGTCGAAGAGATGCTGCGGTTCCCGCTGCCGATCATCGCGGCCGTCAACGGACCCGCCGTCGGACTGGGCTGCAGCGTGGCGGTGCTCTGCGACATCGTGTTGATCTCGCAGAGCGCCTACCTCGCCGATCCGCACGTGGCGGTCGGGTTGGTCGCCGGTGACGGCGGGGCTGCCCTCTGGCCGTTGATCACCCCGATCCTGCGATCCCGCGAATACCTCTACACCGGTGACCGGATCGACGCCGCCACCGCCGTCGAGCTCGGACTGGCCAGCCGCACGGTGGCGCCCGAAGAATTGCTGCCGCAAGCACATCAGCTGGCCGCCCGCCTGGCGGCACAGCCGCCCGAGGCGCTGCAGGGCACCAAGCGGGTGGTCAACATGTACCTGTCGCAGGTGCTGGCCGGGCCGCTGCAAGCCGGGTTCGCCGCCGAGGTGGCGACCATGAAGTCCGACGAACACCGGCAGCGCCTACTCGCCTTCGCGGAGCGGGCGAACCGGCGATGA
- a CDS encoding acyl-CoA dehydrogenase family protein yields MTPDFRSEVRQWCRDNIPADWRRAQTGVSEQEFVDFQRSWFATLHSAGFAVPHWPREWGGGMSVADQAVLYQELAAHDAPRLVLAFVGIHHAAATLLAAGTEEQRRRHLPAILDGEIWVQGFSEPEAGSDLASLRTTARRVGDDYVVNGQKLWASGASHAQWCLLLARTDPGAPKRKGISYFLLDMDTPGVQVRPIRNAVGDQHFCEIFLDDVVIPATNLIGAENTGWQVAQATLGAERGMTMLELAERLGCAGFRWLVQAAPTEDPVVADRLAQLETEITGLRGMCRQLVHDVEAGTAGPADASIVKLFYSEVLQRLTDFGTEIGGLDAHTVLGKPLSSGWESGSWVLDFIGSWEWTIPGGSSEIQRTIIGERGLGLPREPSMP; encoded by the coding sequence ATGACGCCCGACTTCCGTTCCGAAGTGCGCCAGTGGTGCCGCGACAACATCCCCGCGGACTGGCGCCGCGCCCAGACTGGGGTGAGTGAGCAGGAGTTCGTCGACTTCCAACGCAGCTGGTTCGCCACCCTGCACAGCGCCGGGTTCGCGGTCCCGCACTGGCCACGCGAGTGGGGCGGCGGGATGTCCGTGGCCGATCAGGCCGTGCTGTACCAGGAGCTCGCCGCCCACGACGCGCCCCGGCTGGTGCTGGCCTTCGTCGGCATCCACCACGCCGCGGCGACCCTGTTGGCCGCGGGCACCGAGGAACAGCGGCGCCGACATCTGCCGGCGATCCTCGACGGCGAGATCTGGGTGCAGGGTTTCTCCGAACCGGAGGCCGGCTCGGATCTGGCATCGCTGCGCACCACCGCGCGTCGGGTGGGCGATGACTATGTGGTGAACGGCCAGAAGTTGTGGGCCAGCGGCGCCAGCCACGCGCAGTGGTGTCTGCTGCTGGCGCGTACCGACCCGGGCGCCCCGAAGCGCAAAGGCATCTCGTACTTCCTGCTGGACATGGACACGCCCGGGGTGCAGGTGCGGCCGATCCGCAATGCCGTCGGTGACCAGCATTTCTGCGAGATCTTCCTGGACGACGTCGTCATCCCGGCGACCAATCTGATCGGCGCGGAGAACACCGGCTGGCAGGTGGCGCAGGCGACCCTGGGCGCCGAGCGCGGGATGACCATGCTCGAGCTCGCCGAACGACTGGGCTGCGCCGGATTTCGCTGGCTGGTGCAGGCCGCCCCCACCGAAGACCCGGTGGTGGCCGACCGGCTGGCGCAATTGGAAACCGAGATCACCGGGCTGCGCGGCATGTGCCGCCAACTGGTGCACGACGTCGAAGCCGGCACCGCCGGCCCGGCCGACGCCTCGATCGTGAAGCTCTTCTACAGCGAGGTGCTGCAGCGGCTCACCGACTTCGGCACCGAGATCGGTGGGCTGGACGCCCACACGGTGCTGGGCAAACCGCTGTCCAGCGGCTGGGAGTCGGGGTCGTGGGTGCTGGACTTCATCGGCTCCTGGGAATGGACCATCCCCGGCGGCTCCAGCGAGATTCAGCGCACCATCATCGGCGAACGCGGCCTCGGCCTGCCGAGAGAACCGAGCATGCCGTGA